CATATGCTGAGTTGCAGGAACACTGGTCGTTATAAATTGTCGTAGACCAATAAAACACCATTGTAGGCTTAGGCTTAATTATATTGCACGGCTACAGCATATCCAGCTATCTTTCAATTGCCTGATCACTCGCTATAGTTTAAAacgaactttttttttgtatttatatatagtatTCACAAAACACCAAGAAAATGTCCCAGGCAATATGATTTGCAATTTTGCGCGcgcgcacacgcgcacacacacacacacacacacacacacacacacacacacacacacacacacacacacacatatatatatatatatatatatatatatatatatatatatatatatatatatataattttgaaaaattGCATTATTACCGGGGACATTCATTTTATTGGTGTTGTTTTGTGTACACACACAATCATTAAACTGACACCCTGTTTATTTTGAGACGGGTAATTAACCCTTGTGTTACCCAACACAATGCAACGTGGTCTTTCTGCCACCAGATAATCTAACTTTAATCCATTTTCTAGATTCACGTCAGTTCTTAGATTACggtaacaaacaaaataaatacatatcattgGCACCAACTGATCacgaattagaaaaaaaaatggcaaatgatgTGAAAGCTAAAAGTTGATGGAATTACGTGGTGGCCTTTGCAGAAATGTAAGGGCGCTCCTTTGTCAAGCGATGCATATGTGCCCCCGCGAACCATACTGAATGTGTTTATCTTAAGCGTCACACATATACACTAAtgtatacacacaaaaaaaagtgttttcatttttaGCACTTTGAACCAGGTCAGTAAAACAGAATAACACTCGCCAGCACCTtccaatttattttaaagctcTGTGGCCATTTTGCACAAAAGCGAGCAGTGTAACAATGTTTTACTCGCTTCCTGTCCATCTAAACATATCTACAATTTAAGACTGCTGCTTCACTTGTAGCATTCGTGTTTATACTAATCGTTTGTTAACTTTTAACAAATGCTTGTAATTCAGATGCCTGTGTAAAACTAATGTCAGAAGTACAAGGTGTGGCACAACAAGGGTCCAAAGGCATAAGAACTAAAAAGCACTGGAGGCTAATTTTCCATTTTCCATGAGATAAATTCATGCAATGTCAAACAAGTCATTTGTTAGCAAATCCTTCTAATGCTGCTGCCTGTTTTCAGCATTTATTTCTACTCTTTCCTTTCTTCATTGTGCCAAGAAATGTAAGCAATTGTGCACTGTCATCTAGGAAGGAAGTTTAAACGGGTGGTGGTATAACAGCCAAAATATTTGGAGGAAGGACATGAAAAGTATGTATAACCCACCCCTCAAACTAAAAATTATAACCTATTAGTCAACAAACAATCCTGCATCCTGAGCTCCAGAGCTTCTTTGTGATGTACAAATAACTATttataaataatttttaaaaagacaaaaaaaaacgtgtttattatattaaaatgatatattaaaagaCAAAGGCTATTTGTTTGGACTCTGGCTGCACTAAAATATATGCTACACATGCAGGAGGAGGGATTAAAGATGAGACTCGAGCGCGGCACGAGTGCGGTCGACGGGAGGAATTGTGGGTAATGTAAAGGGGTTTGATAAAATTCAGAGCGGAACAAGAGGACAGGGGTGAAAGGTCAGAAAACCTCGTCCACGTGAATCGCAAGCTCCAATACTATAATAACCTATAACAAAATAACACCCACTGTAAATAcatattgtttttgtgttattaaaaagtatccgtaaaaaaaaacaaaactgaatacACCACCATAAAGTCAACAGGATGACCACGGCACGAGCTGGGAGTATAtcggggtttttttgttttgtattttttcaacGAGATAATTGATTCTAGCCGCCTTCGTTTTTTAAAGGGAATAtcaaaatttatttaaaaatgtaactggcTGTCGTACATTTGTTTCcgtaaaaaataaactataccaGTTACTGATCTGAATTTTAACGTAAAATCTGtgaaatactgtttaaaatgtttgttttatttaactaaaCAAATACGTTGCTACCTTTGTGAAATGTGAATTTAAAAAGTGCCGTGACGGCATTATTGTCTTTTCTGTCATTTGTTAGATGTTTGTATTCTATATTTTAACTGTTTATAGTCGTACATCAAAAGGTGTTCTGTTGAGAACAATTAAATAACTAGGCTGTTGTTCATGCACGCTATTTTGAACAATTCACAAGCTGTAGTATGTCGAATCAACACTTAAAAATGATACAAGtgtttttattaacttttaaaGCCCATTTAATTGCAAAAGACTCGTTTTCATTTTAAGCAGACGACCAGTCTAACCACTTTCTTTCGCTTTATTTTACTATAGTTGTCGTCGCCGTAAAACTAAAACAGACTCAGATTTTTCGCTTTCAAAATTCCACTTTGACTCTggacaaagcattttcaaatcgAGATAGAAACTTTGCTACACAGATGTATAGCATAACCGGCGACTAAAATCATACAGAAGGAGAAAATGAAGAGGAAGAGATGCCGTCCTTTGTTCTGGTATTGTTTTCTTACTGCAGCGGGATAGAAACGTGTATTTCTTACCTTACGTACGTATTTCTTATCTAACAACCTTCTCCATCAGACTTTGTCCACGCTGTCCTTTGGGAAAGCATAAAATGCTgggtaataaaaaacaaatcttgaatATATGTTTGTAATCCGAACTATTTTTCCTGGGTTTGAGTATCCAAGCACGTTGCACAAGTATGGGGACCCCCGCCTTGTGAATCGGTCACGTTAGGACCCTCCAAGCCCATCCTAATTTTGCCAGTAGAATTGAGTGCGTTGGAGGTCTGAACTTCCAAGGGGCCCTCGTGCAGCTCCACTGCTATAATTTTAGAAAAAACCGCGGTCTCATTTTTTTCCTCCATAAATTTACAGACTTGTGAAGAGTTTAGTTTTACACCGTATAGTACAGGCTATAGATTGGTTACAGAAGGGAAATACTCGAGGCATTAGTTATAGCACAGCAAAACCCAACCAAGAACTTTAGAAACCCAGCAGAAAACTTTTTAGAACATTTTCCATTAGAAATGTAAATGCTTATTTAAATTAAGTGTACAATACAGtgtcatgtatttgtttattttattatacaggtacattatttaaaatgcgGTATGTTATACTGCAGTATACGTGTGCTGCAGGCACGGAGTAAATAGAGGAAATATGCACAACATTAAGCGTCAAAAAAATATTCCGTTTTGGTTAGGTGGTGTAAGTGGTTCATTGAGTtaccacattttaaataatttgccAAGTAAAAGTGTTCACTGTTTATTACACAGTCATAAAGTATGTACTCTTTAACTCCTATTCTGATAATCTAATGAATAGGTCTCATTATATCCATTTTCCCCGCAGTAttaggagaggaaaaaaaaaaacaaaaaaataaaaactcctgGCTAAAAATGGCTACTGGTTTACACGTATAAACCGAACTTGTGAAAATGGACAACTATGTTATTTGAAACAGTTCTTCTGCCATTTGAAACACTTTAAAACTCACAAATAATCCATCCAATCACTTACTTTGAGGAACATATAGAACCATTGCTTAAAAAGACACActtgtattgcatttttatttagaCCATTTACGTGTAAATTTATACAAATAACTAGTATCTAAACCCCTTTACCCAATTAAGAAATGTTGCTATTCGGCTCGCATTACATCTAAAAGCTTGAATGAAACAGCCACTGCCTACTTATTGGATTCTTTTAGTTCTGAAGATGTTCTAAAACTACAACCACTCCTATGTTTGTTAAATTTCAGCAATGTTACAAttacataaatgtttttaaactggCCAACAAAATTAAGGCACTTGGCGCTGTTTTATTTGAGATTCATCTCCGTGCATCACAATTATTAAAATACGTCATATTTTAGGACAATTTGAACCTGTATTGCTGGTGTAGTAGCTTGTATAACAACGACGAATATACTGTGTATCGCGGTCAGCACACAACAAGATTAACATACATTTATACGTTTTCAAAATTGTTTTCACTTAATCTGGTGGTCAGTTCCTGTGCCTGCTACTATGCCAGATATCTGTAGATTTACCATTAGCAAAATGGGACATCCTTTCCACAGAACCACCACTAAAGCCTCTCTGGAACAAAGCCTCCCAAAACCCTTGTATGCTCAATGCTTTCCAAACTCAGAAAGGCTGTTTTGAGTTCGGGATAGGTCAAGGGGCATAAAAAGGGTAGAAAGGTCCGTGCATTCTGCTTACGGGTCAGTGAACAACTGGAATGTAATATATATGCATCTAAAAAAAAGTCCTAATGAACCAATGCGTTCTTTTATAGTTATAGAACAGAACACCAAATGTGCCATAACGTTTCATATGTCGAGCAACACAATCATTTCACCAAGCACAATTATTTATTAGGAGTATCACCGTAATATGGAAATACATGCTTATGTAAATTCATGTTTATTTTGACGTTATTTGGCCATTGTTATACAAGTCCATGGAATTGTGTAACCGATATCCTCAAATAAAACTATAACtttcttcattttattatagTCACATATAAGTTTAAAATGTGCACAAcatcagttacaaaaaaaaaatatatatcaaataaCAAGTATGTCTATTTTCTACCCGAAAGGCGAAGTGTGAACTCATCACCATTCTGGgcgctgtttgttttgtgttcatttagtaaaataaaaatcacacgATAAGTTATCAACTGATTCACCATTTAGAACAaggcattggtttcctttgctactgtaatttacagaaatgtacaaattttattttgaggaatttacaaaaacaaaaagctagATATCACTTAAAATAACGtatctgtctgtttgtatgtGGTATAGGCTAGTGACTCCAGCCATTAGGTAGTTTATTGAACACACTCACTGGTCTATATTGCCTACACATACAGTAGCAGAAAAATCCCAAACGCTTTCTTCTTATCTTTGTTAAGAGCAATGTGCTAGATAACATACTTTTTCTTTTGTATCCAGTGATAATAATGTGATATTCCTTGTAGGTCTGGAAATGTATTGGAATACACAAGTACACACGTCTATATGAAGCCATATCATATtttgcgtctgctaagaaaaaaaataataggaaGTAACGCTGTGCTTTGTTGCGGTTCCACAAATCAGCCTCCTgttttttaaatggagaaaaacaaggtatgGCGATGAAAGGAAGATAGGGGCCTCGTGTAAATTGTTATTGAGGATATGCTTTATTTGCTGATTTGACCCTTAagttaaacatttttatataaaggCCTTTGTAACACTTTTCGGTCCCTTAACGTAGAATGACAAAACATATGAACTAGGCAAACCGATGGACACCGtttcttgtatttattattatagcCTACTGGTACTACACTTTATTGAGAATTACCACAGAACATTGCTATAATAATCTGCAATAAACGTTAGAAGCCATTGATTGAAATCCCCTGGGCGTACAGATATGTCTTAAAAGTAACATGCCTTTCAGGCGTCTGTGCTGGGGCCCCACAAAGCCCATGTTTTTATCAGGGTTGACCACCACGTTCTTTAAACAGACCCCGGACATACGACGTTTGATGATGCATAGGGTCTCGACCTGTCATTTTAATGGCAAATAttgattgtaaaaaataaaaataaaaatcctactATTGATTGTgtgtaaaacaaatacagattGAAGTATTAGAATTTAGATTgttgttaatattttaatatggGTATTATTACATTGTTAATACGTTTGCAAACACATCATTTAAACCTCTACGTTGCCAGCTTATTACAAAGCAATTCTATAAGCTATATTTCTCTTTGTTTACCATTCTCTGTTACCCTTTCAATGTGCCCTGGTTATATGgaaattgtaatttatttatatgtatgtatatatagagagaaagcATAAAATCCTTCATTATATCAGATCTGCTCGGAAATAAAACTTGCATGTATGCTAACATTGCACACTACGAACACAAACTATAGCACCAAGACATAATGCGAATGTGTAGCTAGCTATGTATGTGTTATACTTGAATAAAAGATCCCAGACACGCGTGCTTATACTGTGACCGTGAGTTTTAAATGCTATTTCTAAGTGGCCCGCATTCAATTGCAAAGAATTATACATGTCAAAGTTAATAATGAAAATCAGGTTTCAGTTTTGTAAGTGACGgtatgatctatctatctatctatctatatctatatctatatttatatctatatataatgtgTGAGGGTGTAGGGAATGAGGGATAGTGACATTTCAGGTGAAAATGATATCAAAATGTCCCCGAATAAGCAGTTTGTAGACGGCAGAGAGACCGTTCTTTGCAGTTTATTCTGTGGCTTTGGATGAATTGCTATAGGAACAGCAGCACTTCGGTAAGTCATCGGGCTTTGCAAATACATTACAAAGCTTATTTACAGCGTCAAAACTTTTGTTGTCTTAATGATATCAGCGTTTGGTTTTCAGAGGTTTCTTTGTTCTCTTGGCCATCAACAAACAAGGCAGCTGACTGCAAGGCAAAATGAGACCAGCTTACAGCCGAAACGAGCCGAGTCCTGAGTTAGCGCTTCGCATTGCTTTCGTGTCTGCCTGCAGAACAGGCTGAATATGGGAATGGGTTAGCGCTTCGCATTGCTTTCGTGTCTGCCTGCATAACAGGCTGAATATGGGAATGGGTTAGCGCTTCGCATTGCTTTCGTGTCTGCCTGCAGAACAGGCTGAATATGAGAATGGTTATTTTTTGTCCTGTTGTCAATTCATTATCTGAGATATTCTTACAGGCTCCCCATTCAAACGTACATGGAATGTACAAGGCATTAAACCAGCGTTAATTTTGCattttgagaaagaaaaaaaataccactTAGAATAAAATAGCTATTTGGTGAAGACTACAGTAAATCAAAAAGCTGATTCAGCTGCAGTATTATGTGGCCGGTTGATCCAGCCTATAGGTGAAAAGCAGCTTCATCTGAGAACATAATTGCTACAGCTGCACTGGAATTTATTAGctaattataataatatgttacacacatatttatttatttctgcttttaatatttttaatattacataaTTAACTTCATGCTATGTGCAAAACAAAAGAAGACATTCGTCAAGAAGTAatttggagaaaaaataaatgttgaactagagattattattattattattattattattattattattattattattattattattattattattattattattattcaaaatggTGACCACTGGTTGATGAAGCagtggacgtttttttttttgtaaagtcttAAAAGTTGGTGATAATTCAATTTATATGTGAAAATATTCCCTGGTACCTACATATTTGGAAAAGTTCATCTTGGTTTGTATTATTAACACCATGAATGTATTTCAAGTGTACACTATTGCGTATCCTATTCACCATTAAGGCGCTGCCAAAATGCAATACACTATACAAAAACTATAAAATGCAAATACGTAGGCTACTCGTTGATTTAAACACGTTGAAAAGGTATGCATTTTGTAGTTGACCTATGTGTTTCGATTGGTATGCGTTATTACAGAATGCTAACTGTAGGCTTAATTTGTTATTATCTTGACTTGGCCTGCGTTTTTTCCACGAAAAACGTATTGTTGAGTCTATCAGTAATCCGAAGCAAAGCAATTCTTTAAAATAACTCAAAACATAATTAGAGTTTCTTTGTCTGACAAGGGAAGCTGCATCTGACCCTCAGAAAGAATACCAGTAGGCTTCTGCACATTTTAATTCTAAAGATGTTTGTGACAACGCAAATAAATAATGTTGTATCTGAACTTAAAACGTATGTGTAttatgttgatatatatatatatatatatatatatatatatatatgtgtgtgtgtgtgtgtgtgtgtgtgtgtgtgtgtgtgtgtgtgtgtgtgtgtgtgtgtgacccgcAGGCTcctaaaatatactaaaatatatCACAGGTACATATCGATTTAAGAAATACGAAGTCTGTACAGTATAGCTTTAACAATAATacgtatttgtattatttactttaataagAGAGGTGGGAGTATAAGGGTATGCTAATTAGTAGGAGATTTTTGGGAAGGGGGTGGAATATCAATTTTTATTGCATCACCTGTCAGTAGTGTCCAATCAGCGTTGGCTTTGGGGAATTAATTGATGAAGGTGTCTCCGGACGAGCTCACTTCACTCTATCATTTTATTTGTAGCTAAAGCagcggcgggaacagcagctgtATTTCtgcgtctctctctgtgttcaccTTATCCTCTTCTCTAGGCAAATGGAGAGTAAAATAAAACATCGCAggtattacagtatatacagatgtCTAGATAGACCAGTGTGTATGTCTCAAACCAATTTAATCAATTAGTATGCGCTCCCCAGCGTTATggattaattttttatttatttttttacaaacttttATACTTCTGAAGCTGCAGGAATATaacatatttttgttattttgttagcaGGATGCCATGAGACATTCAGAATTTCGCGCTGGATTTTTTTCGCACCAGATGTGGGGAATAATACAATAGAGAAAATGGGAGATTTGGATTCTGGTTATGAAGAGGTGGACGGCGTAAAGCTTGGGTACCTTATTATTAAGGGGAAACAAATGTTTGCCCTTTCCCAGGTTTTCACCGATCTTTTGAAAAATATACCAAGAACTACTGTTCACAAACGAATGgatcacttaaaaataaagaaGCATCACTGTGACCTGGAGGAATTAAGGAAACTCAAAGCAATACACTCTATAGCGTTCCATGCAGCTAAATGTACTCTTATTTCAAGGGAAGACGTAGAAACTCTGTATACTTCTTGTAAAACCGAACGTGTGCTAAAAACCAAAAGAAGAAAATTAAACCGGAGTCTTTCTTCGAAGGAGCTTGGCGAAGAGCACATCTCCCCAGATTCCTACAATAGTTtttggaaagaaaacaaagtttgGCTTAGTTTACATGGGGCTCCCCAGcccttttcatttaaaagcaagcCTATACAACAGGAGGAAGCAGGCTTGCTCCCGGCTTCCAATCTACCtcatatttacagtaaatacgcTGGTCACGATTACCCAGCGATGACCAGATTGCCTTGCACAGATCCTCAAAACTATGAAACAGCTCAAATACCCAGTAACTATGTAGCATTTCACCCGAGTCATTCGTTTTTTCGGAGTGTGGTTTGCAGCAGACATCCAGTTTTCTATCAATCCGCCATTGTGACTCAGCCCAGGTTCGCAAGCACGGCTGATCtgacttgcaaaagaaaaagatcacaagaaagcacagggaagcactttTGGAATTCCAGCATCACCAGTCGGCGAGTTCTGCTTGCCCCAAAACGTTACAAGTCTAAAGTAGCTTCTTTGGATAGATTTCACATCGAACACGGGCTGTATCTTGGTCACCAGCAAGGAACTTTACAGGAAAGCTACAGTAGTGACTCGGAGTCCAGTTCTTTTTCAGATCGTGCAGATAACGACTCGGATTTTGGCTCAAGTTTATCCACTACTAGCAACTCGGGAACGTCTGATGACGAGAATGAGGAGTCGTTGTCTGATTCTTCGGATGTCACTTCTGATGAAGACAGCTCCTCTCAGTCGGATTCTAGCTCAGTTTCCAGCCAGGTGTCTGCGCAGAGTATAAGGTTCAGACGAACTAGTTTTTCAACCCCTAATAACAAACCCCCTTTATTAGCACAGCCTACTTTTTACTACAATATACAACCAAAATGTACAAATAATACAGAAGCAACTGTGCTAGCGGATGGCATTTCAAATGGGAAACTGCAAAAAGATTTGAAACCCGCTATTGTTACAAAAAGACACGAGCAAGGCTGGACATCCAAACCACGAAAAGCCTCCACTAGTCTTGGGGGTTGCTTTCTCGGGACGAGGAGCGACAGGGTATCACAGAACGCATTCTCACACTCTGAAATTTCAGATAATCTAAAGAGGACTGACCCAACAATTAACTCCGTTAAAGAAAGAGGCTCTTCACCCAGCCCAAAGGAAAACACAGCATTTCCACAACAAAGAATAGCAGGACAGGCAAACTGCCCCCAAGCATCCAGCTCACACTGTGTagaaaacaatgaaacaatagTCTCTAAACCCTCAGATAATGATTCTTCAttagtaatacattttaaaaaagaaacgaaAATTGGCAATTGCGGTAAACTGCCGCCGGATTCACGGATTttaaaaactgaacaggattTAATTCAAAATAGTCCCGACAAGAACATTGACGCTGTTAATGTAGCACAAACTTTTCTCCacagtgtaaaaataaaactggAGGAAAACTGTTATGACGACTACAGCCCTGAAGATCAGTTCTTCAAAAATGGATATGAGTGCAATGTTAACAAGAAAGAAGTTTCTACTACTGCCAGTAACCTAACTTGTGAAGAGAAACCTAGAGACACTGTAACACATGCACATGAAAACATTTATTCGTGCATTGAAAGCCCAACCACTTCTCCCAAAAACCAGGATTTTCAAGGCACTTTACGCACTCCTTATCCAGAGGAATGGGAGTATAAAAACGGTGCGAGGGTGAGAAAGAACTACAGGACACTTGTATTAGGAAAGCGACCTGCACTGCACACGACGCGAGTCAGGCTAAATGTGAAATCAGACAGGAGTCCACGTTCTACAGGTAAAAACGAGTTTCACGGAGGAACACTGGAAGATTGTACAGGTACAAGCAAGCGCAAACGAGTAGCCAGCGGTGTAGCATCAGCGGTGAAAAAGCCGTTTAATTTCATGGCAAATTTCCCCACTCCACCGTCACTAATTATTGGCAGTGATGGGGATTTGTGCCCTGCTTATTCATTAAACTCTCTGAAGGATCCCCAACCACTTCACAGGGCCCATCCCGTCTGGAAATGGCAACTTGGCAGTTCTGCAATACCTCTCCCACCTAGCCACAAATTCAGGAAATTTAACTTATGACACTCGTCATCAGTAAAATATATTGCATTGCTTTGGTGGGACACTAATTGCGTTCACTTAAACAACTGCATCTTGGAAATGGAATAATGTTGATAAACAAGCTCTGAAGATCGCAATGGGATTATTTCTGTTCTGTAAGACTTGGTTTTATATGGGTAAACATTCCACAATGTAAACTACTGCTGTCGTACTTTGAAGTACTTTTAATGTTGTGCACCTGGATTTGGAACACTTTAATGCTTTACTAATCAACACCAAGTACCTCAAACATTTCTACAATAAACGACAAAACaagtttaaatagaaaacaaatattagaCATGAGCCATTTAATTTATGCACTATAGTTTTGCAAGAGTTTTGACGTATTGTTATGGTTATTTTTGTGTTGAGACTGTATAGTGGCAATATAGTATAAATGGAaagcagttgtgttttttttctgagacAAACTTTTGCAAAACCTTTGCTGCACTGTAATGAAATGTCTTTATTCTCATataaatgcaattttaatttaTGTGCAAGAGCATTGAGCATCTTTGGAACTGATTCTTGTGTTATGGGAATAAGATGGTTTACTTTGGGTTATGATTGTCATCTAAGTGTACTTTTATTCAAGGAAATGTTCGCTCACTACAATTTAAAGTGGATGAACGTAATTTTAATAATATGTTACCATAAATTTCACCATTCAACTAAAgggttaatttgtttatttaaatgtttaagaaCGATTTAAGGAAAATCCATTTAGTGCTAAACCTTAGCGGTTTgggtttgatagttttaatcaagaGACAAAAGTTAACGTTTCTGATTACACAGAAGTTACACTGGGAGTTTGCTGTTTTATAATCACCAGGGAGAGCCCCGCAACAACCACTGCATATGAACTCAAATATGTATAGTGACAATcagatttgtttacatttgcacaAACGTTTCAGGAAAATCTAGGAAAAAGCAAACTCCAGCTGAATACATCAATAGCACGTCCCTCCCTTGTGTCCCAAAACAGTACATTCAAGCACAAAGATAAGGAGCCGATGCACTTTGAAACATTGCTAGCTGAGCCTTATTTTATGTTTCAGTAGATAACAGAATAAGTTAATTTATAAATCTTGTTTGCATATGGTCTGTCAATGTGCTAAAATAACCACATTTTACTGTTAGTTTACTGGGTGCtagtttactttattttatttttaataaaaatatctaTTATGTGAACAAACCTTGTTAATGTGAATACTTGCGTAAAACAAGTGTTTAGGACCTTCATTCTCGAGGGAAGATTTCATTTATAATGCTGCTAGCCTAGATTTTCCACTGCGACAAACTATGCACACTTTGATTTAGTAATAACCATTACAAATGCGAAACGTTGGTCTACCAGCCTCTGTTCCCGTGTAATATAAttgttgttttattcatttaatgTTTCAGTTGGCAGATATTATTAAAATGGGCGTGTGCTTTAAGACAAGACGTTTTACAATGCAAGACTATATTAAGGGTAGCATCCCCctaaaatacaaacattaaatGATTCctctttcaaatataaaaataaagggcACGCCCTTTTAAGAGCTTGTTATATTAAGAGCATCATAAGCAGTCTTGTTGTGAACGCCTTTTTGTATCCTTCGTTCTGTGGCCCTGCCCCTTGTTAAACCTTGAACGGTCACTCCATATATAGACCAGACAGGAGGCGATTTAAACTTGCATTACTGTCCAGTGTATTCAACATAAAGAAATAAAGTTAAAGCTCACTTATTTATACCC
The Acipenser ruthenus chromosome 3, fAciRut3.2 maternal haplotype, whole genome shotgun sequence genome window above contains:
- the LOC117394318 gene encoding SKI/DACH domain-containing protein 1-like — translated: MGDLDSGYEEVDGVKLGYLIIKGKQMFALSQVFTDLLKNIPRTTVHKRMDHLKIKKHHCDLEELRKLKAIHSIAFHAAKCTLISREDVETLYTSCKTERVLKTKRRKLNRSLSSKELGEEHISPDSYNSFWKENKVWLSLHGAPQPFSFKSKPIQQEEAGLLPASNLPHIYSKYAGHDYPAMTRLPCTDPQNYETAQIPSNYVAFHPSHSFFRSVVCSRHPVFYQSAIVTQPRFASTADLTCKRKRSQESTGKHFWNSSITSRRVLLAPKRYKSKVASLDRFHIEHGLYLGHQQGTLQESYSSDSESSSFSDRADNDSDFGSSLSTTSNSGTSDDENEESLSDSSDVTSDEDSSSQSDSSSVSSQVSAQSIRFRRTSFSTPNNKPPLLAQPTFYYNIQPKCTNNTEATVLADGISNGKLQKDLKPAIVTKRHEQGWTSKPRKASTSLGGCFLGTRSDRVSQNAFSHSEISDNLKRTDPTINSVKERGSSPSPKENTAFPQQRIAGQANCPQASSSHCVENNETIVSKPSDNDSSLVIHFKKETKIGNCGKLPPDSRILKTEQDLIQNSPDKNIDAVNVAQTFLHSVKIKLEENCYDDYSPEDQFFKNGYECNVNKKEVSTTASNLTCEEKPRDTVTHAHENIYSCIESPTTSPKNQDFQGTLRTPYPEEWEYKNGARVRKNYRTLVLGKRPALHTTRVRLNVKSDRSPRSTGKNEFHGGTLEDCTGTSKRKRVASGVASAVKKPFNFMANFPTPPSLIIGSDGDLCPAYSLNSLKDPQPLHRAHPVWKWQLGSSAIPLPPSHKFRKFNL